The stretch of DNA GGGCCACCCACGGCGAACCCAACGACGTAAACGCCCACCCGCACTACTCGTTTCACCGCAAGATAGCCATCATCCATAACGGCATTATCGAGAACTACGCGACCATCAAGCAGGCATTGCTCAAAAAAGGCCACACCTTCCAGAGCGAAACCGATACCGAAGTGCTGGGTCAGTTCATCGAAGACATTTGGGAGAATAATGCCGGGGCGTCGCACGCCGGTACGCTCGAAGATGCCGTGCGGCTGGCCTTGCAGGAAGTGGTGGGTGCTTATGCCATCGTGGTCATGAATGAAGCCGAACCCACGCAGTTGATTGCCGCCCGCAAAGGTTCGCCGTTGGTGATTGGCGTGGGTGAAAATGAGTTCTTCCTGGCCTCTGATGCTACCCCGATTGTGGAGTACACCAAAGACGTAATCTACCTGAACGATTACGAAATTGCGGTCATTAAAAACGGTGAACTGTCCGTAATCACACTCGATAACACCACCACCACGCCCTACGTACAGAAGATTGAACTGGAACTTGAAGCCATCGAAAAAGGCGGCTACGACCACTTCATGCTCAAGGAAATTTTTGAGCAACCCCGCTCCATTGCCGACTCGATGCGGGGACGCGTTCAGGCCGATGAAGGTCTGCTGCAACTCGGTGGCCTGCGCGATTACATGGATAAATTAGCCCGGTCGAAGCGAATTGTGATTGTGGGTTGCGGCACGTCGTGGCACGCGGGCTTAGTGGCCGAATATATTTTTGAAGAACTGGCCCGGATTCCGGTCGAAGTAGAATATGCGTCGGAGTTTCGCTACCGGAACCCGATTATCAAAGAAGGTGATATTGTGATTGCCATCTCCCAATCGGGCGAAACGGCAGATACGCTGGCGGCCATTGAACTGGCAAAGTCGAAAGGGGCAACCATTTTCGGCGTCTGCAACGTGGTGGGTTCGTCCATCGCCCGCGCCACACACGCCGGAGCCTATACGCATGCCGGACCCGAAATTGGCGTGGCAAGTACAAAGGCGTTCACGGCGCAGGTTACGGTTCTGACGCTCATGGCTTTAGCCGCTGCCAAACGCAAAGGCACCCTGTCTGATTCGCTGTTTCGGCAACTGCTGGCCGAGTTGGAAAGCATTCCGGCGAAGGTGGAAAGAGTACTCCAAAGTGCCGACAAGATTAAGGAGATTGCCTACATTTTCACCTACGCCCGCAACTTCATCTACTTAGGTCGGGGGCTGAACTTCCCCGTCGCGCTCGAAGGGGCACTGAAACTGAAAGAAATCAGCTACATCCACGCCGAGGGCTATCCCGCTGCCGAAATGAAGCACGGTCCCATTGCCCTCATCGACGAAGACATGCCCGTGGTGGTGATTGCTACGAAAGACAGTTCGTATGAGAAAGTGGTATCAAACATTCAGGAAGTGAAAGCCCGCAAAGGGCGCGTTATTGCCATCACCACCGAAGGCGACACGCACCTGCCCGGCATGGTCGATTTCACCATCGAGATTCCGAAAGTTCACGACGTGCTGATGCCGTTAATATCGGTAATACCGCTGCAACTGCTGGCCTATGACATTGCCGTGATGCGCGGTCGCAACGTCGATCAGCCGCGCAATCTGGCGAAGTCGGTAACGGTGGAGTAGTAATTTTTTACGGCTCGTCAATCGCCCGCATCACACGGCAAAAAACACCGCAGCGAACAAACTAAATACTTTGAAATCACAGACTTATTCCGTATTTTTACCCTTCCCAACTTAATCAACAATCACACTAATGAATGCCGCCGGGCCGACTCTGTTTTGCCCTATCGGCACCTTCAGCTTATGAAGCGAGGACGCTCTAATCCGAACCAACTTCAAATAGATTTCCTGGCTGCTTTCCGCCGGATGCTGGTTAGTCTCGGCAGTGCCGAAAACCTGCCCGTAAACGAAAGCCTGTTCATGCGTATGACCGATCAGTGGGAAAGCACCCGCGTCATTCCTGCCGACCTGCTGTTTCAGAAAAGCCCTATCGAGGCTGTAGTGTTCCGGCTCCAGAAAGCCGACCGCGACAGTGGTGAAGGGCGGCTTCTGTTTCCTGCCGAACT from Spirosoma montaniterrae encodes:
- the glmS gene encoding glutamine--fructose-6-phosphate transaminase (isomerizing), with amino-acid sequence MCGIVAYVGHREACPLVIKGLKRLEYRGYDSAGVALLNGHGLKVYKKKGKVLALEQELAGRDLPATIGMGHTRWATHGEPNDVNAHPHYSFHRKIAIIHNGIIENYATIKQALLKKGHTFQSETDTEVLGQFIEDIWENNAGASHAGTLEDAVRLALQEVVGAYAIVVMNEAEPTQLIAARKGSPLVIGVGENEFFLASDATPIVEYTKDVIYLNDYEIAVIKNGELSVITLDNTTTTPYVQKIELELEAIEKGGYDHFMLKEIFEQPRSIADSMRGRVQADEGLLQLGGLRDYMDKLARSKRIVIVGCGTSWHAGLVAEYIFEELARIPVEVEYASEFRYRNPIIKEGDIVIAISQSGETADTLAAIELAKSKGATIFGVCNVVGSSIARATHAGAYTHAGPEIGVASTKAFTAQVTVLTLMALAAAKRKGTLSDSLFRQLLAELESIPAKVERVLQSADKIKEIAYIFTYARNFIYLGRGLNFPVALEGALKLKEISYIHAEGYPAAEMKHGPIALIDEDMPVVVIATKDSSYEKVVSNIQEVKARKGRVIAITTEGDTHLPGMVDFTIEIPKVHDVLMPLISVIPLQLLAYDIAVMRGRNVDQPRNLAKSVTVE